One genomic window of Rhodoligotrophos defluvii includes the following:
- a CDS encoding DUF3574 domain-containing protein, whose product MHPRIALFLAVMFLGLAASLGQAQQQNSAPSYDAVQSQLFFGLRSKDGTGVSEQAWAKFLAEVITPRFPDGLTVLSAYGQGRAGPPSPALTSAETTKLLVVVHPDTDEARQKLQEIRAEYVRRFNQDSVFHVEVPARIVE is encoded by the coding sequence ATGCACCCCAGGATCGCGCTCTTCCTCGCCGTCATGTTTTTGGGGCTGGCGGCCAGCCTGGGTCAGGCCCAGCAGCAAAATTCGGCACCGTCGTATGACGCCGTGCAATCGCAGCTGTTCTTCGGGCTGCGCAGCAAGGACGGCACCGGCGTATCGGAGCAGGCCTGGGCCAAGTTCCTGGCGGAGGTGATCACGCCCCGCTTTCCCGACGGGCTGACGGTGCTGAGCGCCTATGGGCAGGGCCGCGCCGGACCGCCATCGCCGGCGCTGACGTCAGCCGAGACAACCAAGCTGCTGGTAGTCGTTCACCCGGACACGGACGAGGCGCGGCAGAAGCTTCAGGAGATCAGGGCGGAGTATGTCCGGCGCTTCAACCAGGACTCCGTATTTCACGTCGAGGTGCCGGCCCGGATCGTCGAGTGA
- a CDS encoding sarcosine oxidase subunit delta — MLINCPYCGLRSLEEFTYGGDASLERPDLADEDMERWYTYVYLRDNPRGPHKEFWHHLYGCRQWLVATRDTLTHQVTSVVPARDVVKPADLPEVQSPAEARPKRVAGMKP, encoded by the coding sequence ATGCTGATCAACTGTCCCTATTGCGGCCTGCGTAGCCTGGAAGAGTTCACCTATGGCGGCGATGCCAGCCTGGAACGGCCCGACCTCGCCGACGAGGACATGGAGCGCTGGTACACCTATGTCTATCTGCGCGACAATCCCCGCGGTCCTCATAAGGAGTTCTGGCACCATCTCTATGGTTGCCGGCAATGGCTGGTCGCCACCCGCGACACGCTGACTCATCAGGTTACGAGCGTGGTGCCGGCCCGCGATGTGGTGAAGCCGGCCGATCTGCCCGAGGTGCAGAGTCCCGCCGAAGCACGGCCCAAGAGGGTCGCGGGGATGAAGCCATGA
- a CDS encoding MurR/RpiR family transcriptional regulator has translation MDHRAILGRLSGAFSELPPQLAQAAKAVLDAPEEVAMHSMRRFAARFGIAPTTMVRLARFAGFDSYDDFRRPFQEALRGGGGFADRAEWLQGLSASGDIGAVISGMAEASLSNVETAFRNADAAVVAKAADALLGARRVYVVGIGGLQGLAAYFAYVTRMMLPDVRLASPAMASMVDELAGITARDVLVILSIEPYARETVRTAELAASRRSRVIAVTDSLASPIAKPASHLLIVPAASPQFFPSQTAVVAMLETLVAAVVSRGDRSLVARIEAVDRFREEQGIYWRSSRS, from the coding sequence GTGGACCACAGGGCCATTCTCGGCAGGCTGTCCGGCGCGTTTTCCGAGCTGCCGCCGCAGCTTGCCCAGGCGGCGAAGGCGGTGCTCGATGCGCCGGAAGAGGTGGCCATGCATTCCATGCGCAGGTTTGCCGCGCGATTCGGCATCGCGCCGACCACCATGGTTCGCCTTGCCCGGTTTGCCGGTTTCGACAGCTATGACGACTTTCGCCGGCCGTTCCAGGAAGCACTGCGCGGTGGTGGCGGCTTTGCCGATCGCGCGGAGTGGCTGCAGGGCCTGTCGGCAAGCGGCGATATCGGCGCGGTGATCAGCGGCATGGCCGAAGCGAGCCTCAGCAATGTGGAAACGGCCTTCCGCAACGCGGATGCGGCGGTGGTGGCCAAGGCGGCCGATGCGCTGCTCGGCGCGCGGCGGGTGTATGTGGTCGGCATTGGCGGCCTCCAGGGTCTTGCCGCCTATTTCGCCTACGTCACCCGCATGATGCTGCCGGACGTGCGCCTCGCCTCGCCGGCCATGGCCTCCATGGTGGACGAGCTGGCGGGGATCACCGCGCGGGACGTGCTGGTGATCCTCAGTATCGAGCCCTATGCGCGCGAGACCGTGCGCACGGCCGAGCTCGCGGCCAGCCGGCGCAGCCGGGTGATTGCCGTCACCGACAGCCTCGCGTCGCCGATCGCCAAGCCGGCATCGCATCTCCTCATCGTGCCTGCCGCGAGTCCGCAGTTCTTCCCCTCCCAAACGGCTGTGGTCGCGATGCTGGAGACCCTGGTTGCCGCCGTGGTCTCGCGCGGCGACCGCTCGCTGGTGGCACGGATCGAAGCGGTTGACCGGTTCCGCGAGGAGCAGGGCATCTACTGGCGTTCTAGCCGATCCTAA
- a CDS encoding acetyl-CoA acetyltransferase, whose protein sequence is MGCIVGWAHSQFGKLEGQALEEMIARVAHDAVKDAGIAFSDIDAIYVGNFGGFEKQSFPAAFALDADPALRFKPATRVENACATGSAAVQMGLNEIYAKKSRFVLVVGAEKMTVASGADIGDALLNASYRKTEADTPGGFAGVFARIQDLYQQRYGDQSEATARIAAKNHKNGVENPFAQMRKDFGFEFCNTVSDKNPIVVGNIRRTDCSLVSDGAAAIVLTDVETAMRMAKAVHFRGLAHAQDYLPMAKRDIVAFEGCEAAWKKAHERAGTTINDLSFVETHDCFTIAELIEYEAMGLTPRGQGARAINEGWTEKDGKLPVNPSGGLKSKGHPIGATGVSMHIMASLQLLGQAGGMQVKDPQLAGIFNMGGAAVANYVSILERLR, encoded by the coding sequence ATGGGCTGTATCGTAGGATGGGCGCATTCCCAGTTCGGCAAGCTCGAGGGGCAGGCGCTGGAAGAGATGATCGCGCGGGTGGCGCATGATGCGGTGAAAGACGCCGGCATCGCGTTTTCCGACATCGACGCGATCTATGTGGGCAATTTCGGCGGGTTCGAAAAGCAGAGCTTCCCGGCGGCCTTTGCGCTGGATGCGGACCCGGCCTTGCGCTTCAAGCCCGCGACGCGGGTTGAGAACGCCTGCGCCACCGGCTCGGCCGCGGTGCAGATGGGCCTGAACGAGATCTATGCGAAGAAGAGCCGGTTCGTGCTGGTGGTGGGCGCGGAGAAGATGACGGTCGCCTCGGGTGCGGATATCGGCGATGCGCTTCTGAACGCCTCCTACCGCAAGACCGAAGCCGATACGCCGGGTGGCTTTGCCGGCGTTTTCGCCCGCATCCAGGACCTCTACCAGCAGCGCTATGGCGACCAGTCGGAGGCCACGGCCCGCATTGCCGCCAAGAACCATAAGAATGGGGTTGAGAATCCTTTCGCGCAGATGCGCAAGGATTTCGGCTTCGAATTCTGCAACACGGTGAGCGACAAGAACCCCATCGTGGTGGGCAATATCCGCCGCACCGACTGCTCGCTGGTGTCGGATGGCGCGGCCGCGATCGTGCTGACCGATGTGGAAACGGCCATGCGCATGGCGAAGGCCGTGCATTTCCGCGGCCTGGCCCATGCCCAGGACTACTTGCCCATGGCCAAGCGCGACATCGTGGCCTTCGAGGGCTGCGAGGCGGCGTGGAAAAAGGCGCATGAGCGGGCCGGCACCACGATTAACGACTTGTCCTTCGTCGAGACCCATGACTGCTTCACCATTGCCGAGCTGATCGAGTACGAGGCGATGGGACTGACGCCGCGCGGCCAGGGCGCCCGCGCCATCAACGAGGGTTGGACCGAGAAGGATGGCAAGCTGCCGGTCAATCCGTCGGGCGGCCTCAAGTCGAAAGGCCACCCGATCGGCGCGACGGGCGTTTCCATGCACATCATGGCTTCGCTGCAGCTGCTGGGCCAGGCGGGCGGCATGCAGGTGAAGGACCCGCAGCTTGCGGGCATCTTCAACATGGGTGGCGCGGCGGTGGCCAATTACGTGTCCATTCTCGAGCGCCTGCGCTGA
- a CDS encoding bifunctional 5,10-methylenetetrahydrofolate dehydrogenase/5,10-methenyltetrahydrofolate cyclohydrolase, with translation MTDYSHKLLDGRKIAARMHEVIRQDAEALKESGWPVRLVSIAVGDSKPAELYIRNQARVAEKVGIQFESRFYPDGMGADELLGIIHGLNVDPRVSGVIIQRPLPRHIPVRAVQRAVHPFKDVEGLHPSSIGDIVYNDLVMGPCTAVAAVEILKTTPLSLEGLEVVVIGHSEIVGKPIAFLLMGEGATVTVCHAMTRNLAIHSRQADAVFVAVGKPGLVTAEMLKPGAALIDIGINQVTLPDGTSKVVGDADFDSCVTVAGWITPVPGGVGPVTVATLMRNAIKAASLQRAAYEKSFGTTDVVNLKPADEGHSTIRAGTST, from the coding sequence ATGACCGATTATTCCCACAAGCTGCTCGATGGGCGGAAGATCGCAGCCAGGATGCACGAGGTCATCCGGCAAGATGCGGAAGCGCTGAAGGAGAGCGGCTGGCCGGTCAGGCTCGTATCGATCGCCGTGGGCGACAGCAAGCCGGCTGAGCTTTATATTCGCAACCAGGCGCGCGTGGCCGAGAAGGTCGGCATCCAGTTCGAAAGCCGTTTCTATCCCGATGGCATGGGTGCCGATGAGCTGCTCGGCATCATCCACGGCCTCAACGTTGACCCGCGGGTGAGCGGCGTCATCATCCAGCGGCCACTGCCCCGGCACATCCCGGTGCGGGCGGTGCAGCGCGCCGTGCATCCCTTCAAGGATGTGGAAGGCCTGCACCCCTCGTCCATCGGCGACATCGTCTATAACGACCTGGTCATGGGGCCCTGCACGGCGGTGGCGGCCGTCGAAATCCTCAAGACCACCCCGCTCAGCCTGGAAGGCCTGGAGGTGGTGGTGATCGGCCATTCCGAGATCGTCGGCAAGCCCATAGCCTTCCTGCTCATGGGGGAGGGCGCGACCGTCACCGTCTGCCACGCCATGACCCGCAATCTCGCCATCCATTCGCGGCAGGCGGATGCGGTTTTCGTGGCGGTCGGCAAGCCCGGCCTGGTCACTGCGGAGATGCTGAAACCCGGCGCCGCGCTGATCGACATCGGTATCAATCAGGTCACCCTGCCGGACGGCACGTCAAAGGTGGTGGGAGACGCGGACTTCGACAGCTGTGTCACGGTTGCCGGCTGGATCACGCCGGTGCCGGGCGGGGTGGGACCGGTCACCGTCGCCACCCTCATGCGCAATGCCATCAAGGCCGCCTCGCTCCAGCGCGCGGCTTACGAGAAAAGCTTCGGGACCACGGACGTGGTGAACCTCAAGCCAGCCGACGAGGGTCACTCGACGATCCGGGCCGGCACCTCGACGTGA
- a CDS encoding SDR family NAD(P)-dependent oxidoreductase produces MARLLGKVALVTGAGSIGPGWGNGKAISTLFARESAQVFAVDINKQAADETRSIIEDECGVCATFAADVSKAEDVKRAVDACIAAFGRIDILVNNVGVVRLGNVVELSEEEWDRANEINLKSVFLTCKHVLPHMARQGAGAIINISSIAAIRYTGVPYASYYATKGALLSLTRSIALEYAAKGIRANSILPGLMDTPLVYADVAAAYDAEKDRAAIKAKRDAMCPTGRMGDAWDVAYAALYLASDEAKYVTGTELVVDGGITAKFA; encoded by the coding sequence ATGGCGAGATTACTGGGCAAGGTAGCCCTGGTGACCGGCGCGGGCTCGATCGGCCCGGGATGGGGCAATGGCAAAGCGATTTCCACACTATTCGCCCGCGAAAGCGCCCAGGTCTTCGCGGTCGACATCAACAAGCAGGCGGCCGACGAGACCCGCTCCATCATCGAAGATGAGTGCGGGGTATGCGCGACCTTCGCGGCCGACGTTTCCAAGGCAGAGGATGTGAAGCGCGCAGTCGATGCCTGCATCGCCGCCTTCGGGCGCATCGACATTCTCGTAAACAATGTGGGTGTGGTCCGGCTCGGCAATGTGGTCGAGCTTTCCGAGGAGGAATGGGACCGCGCCAATGAAATCAACCTCAAGAGCGTGTTCCTCACCTGCAAGCATGTGCTGCCGCACATGGCGCGCCAGGGCGCGGGCGCGATCATCAACATCTCGTCCATCGCGGCAATCCGCTATACAGGCGTGCCTTACGCCAGCTACTACGCGACAAAGGGGGCGCTGCTGTCGCTGACCCGGAGCATCGCGCTCGAGTATGCCGCCAAGGGCATTAGAGCGAATTCCATCCTGCCCGGGCTGATGGACACGCCCTTGGTCTATGCCGACGTGGCCGCGGCTTACGATGCGGAGAAAGACCGCGCAGCAATCAAAGCGAAGCGCGACGCCATGTGCCCCACCGGCCGCATGGGAGACGCGTGGGACGTGGCGTATGCGGCCTTGTATCTTGCCTCGGACGAGGCAAAATATGTCACCGGAACAGAGCTCGTGGTGGACGGCGGCATTACGGCCAAATTCGCCTGA
- a CDS encoding sarcosine oxidase subunit beta family protein, protein MRYSVASVIREGLFGNKGWGRAWRDPEPKPAYDVIVVGGGGHGLSTAYYLAKEHGLTKVAVLEKGWLGGGNVGRNTTIIRSNYMMDGNTQFYELSLKLWEGLSHDINYNAMVSHRGVFNLAHTPSQYDAFAYRGNVMRSNGIDAEILTREEVRKELPYLDFSEKARFPVYGALVQRRGGTARHDAVAWGYARAADMRGVDIIQNCEVTGFIREGDRIVGVESTRGAIRAKKVAMAVAGHTSVLAEKAGLRLPIESHLLQAFVTESIKPLIDTVITFGAGHFYISQSDKGSLVFGGDLDGYNSYAQRGNLPIVEHVLTEGKALIPRLSRLRMLRHWAGVMDMSMDGSPIIDLTPMPGLYLNTGWCYGGFKAVPGSGFCFAHLIARDEPHPVAAKFRLDRFRTGRPIDEKGAGPVPGHH, encoded by the coding sequence ATGCGCTATTCAGTTGCGAGCGTCATCCGCGAGGGCCTCTTCGGCAACAAGGGCTGGGGCCGCGCCTGGCGCGATCCCGAACCCAAGCCGGCCTATGACGTGATCGTGGTGGGCGGCGGCGGCCATGGCCTCTCCACCGCCTATTACCTCGCCAAGGAGCATGGGCTCACCAAGGTGGCCGTGCTGGAAAAGGGTTGGCTGGGCGGCGGCAATGTGGGCCGCAACACCACCATCATCCGCTCCAACTACATGATGGATGGCAACACCCAGTTTTACGAGTTGTCCCTGAAGCTGTGGGAAGGGCTGTCGCACGACATCAACTACAATGCCATGGTCTCGCACCGCGGCGTGTTCAACCTGGCGCACACCCCTTCACAGTACGACGCCTTTGCCTATCGCGGCAATGTCATGCGCTCCAACGGCATCGACGCCGAGATCCTCACCCGTGAGGAGGTGCGCAAGGAACTCCCCTATCTCGATTTTTCGGAGAAAGCCCGCTTCCCCGTGTATGGCGCGCTGGTGCAGCGGCGCGGCGGCACCGCGCGCCATGATGCGGTCGCCTGGGGCTATGCCCGCGCGGCCGACATGCGTGGCGTGGACATCATCCAGAACTGCGAGGTCACCGGCTTCATCCGCGAGGGCGACCGCATCGTCGGCGTGGAGTCCACGCGTGGGGCCATCCGGGCGAAGAAGGTGGCCATGGCCGTGGCCGGCCATACCAGCGTGCTCGCGGAGAAGGCGGGCTTGCGGCTGCCCATCGAAAGCCACCTGTTGCAGGCTTTCGTCACCGAGTCGATCAAGCCGCTGATCGACACCGTCATCACCTTCGGCGCCGGCCACTTCTATATCAGCCAGTCGGACAAGGGCTCGCTTGTGTTCGGCGGCGACCTCGACGGCTACAATTCCTATGCCCAGCGCGGCAACCTGCCCATCGTCGAGCACGTGCTCACCGAGGGCAAGGCCCTCATCCCGCGCCTGTCTCGTCTCAGAATGCTGCGGCATTGGGCCGGCGTCATGGACATGAGCATGGATGGCAGCCCGATCATCGACTTGACCCCCATGCCGGGGCTCTACCTCAACACCGGCTGGTGCTATGGCGGTTTCAAGGCGGTGCCGGGCTCGGGCTTCTGCTTTGCCCATCTCATCGCCCGCGACGAGCCGCACCCGGTTGCCGCCAAGTTCCGGCTCGACCGTTTCCGCACCGGCCGGCCCATAGACGAGAAGGGCGCCGGCCCCGTGCCGGGACATCATTAG
- a CDS encoding sarcosine oxidase subunit alpha family protein has protein sequence MSIVAPGRLPAGGRIDRSRTVSFTFDGRTYLGHPGDTLASALLANGVTLMGRSFKYHRPRGVVAAGSAEPNALVTLRAGGRREPNIPATVAELYDGLSAISQNRWPSLDFDVGAVNGLVKPFLAAGFYYKTFMGPTEKAWMWFEPFIRRAAGLGAAADERDPDRYERLNLFCDVLVVGGGPAGLAAALAAGRTGARVVLADEGPVLGGMLLDEPEGSEADRWRERALAELAGLNNVRILPRTTVFGAYDHGVFGLVERVADHKAEPAPFEPRHRYITVRSRAAVVAAGAIERPIGFGNNDRPGVMLASALRSYVNRYGVLPGRNILVFTNNDSAYRTAIDAARAGAVTLADARDQLPEALAAEARAAGIEILGAHAVVQVVGGKSVRKALVAPYDAKTGQTDNGWKEIRCDVVAMSGGWNPAVHLASQRGIRPRYDETAAAFLAEIPPEHPTAPGMRLAGACNGQFDARAAALDGFAKGQQAAASLGFATDTAGTALDGGDLPADAPQQPIVPVWDVKPPRPLRARKRFLDFQHDVAASDVALAHQEGYVSVEHMKRYTTLGMATDQGKLANVPGLAILAGLRGDPINDVGTTTFRPPYTPVSLGAVAGAETELHFKPVRRTPFHRANERIGAAFIDVGLWKRPWYYPKAGEDVNAAYKREAEQTRATVGMVDVSSLGKIDVQGPDAAEFLNRVYVNGWSKLEVGKGRYGVMLRDDGVVFDDGTTTRIAEHHYFMTTTTAGAAKVMAHLENLLQTAWPNLKVSVTSVTDQWAGVAIAGPNSRSLLQDLVSQIDMSNAGLPHMGMREGFIGDIPVRVHRLSFSGELAYEVYTPAGFGEAVWDAILAKGEKHGLVLYGSEALGTLRIEKGHVSAPELDGRTTLDDLGLGAMASKAKPYIGKLLARREAYLDPMRQRFVGLLPVDPAARIRPGSIIHVHNGDHSGFGLGRVTSTTYSPQLKRYIALGLVAGGRDDQAPERMVDACYPLKGDVVPARVVSPHFFDPEGERLRG, from the coding sequence ATGAGCATCGTTGCACCGGGCAGGCTGCCCGCGGGCGGCCGCATCGACCGTTCCAGAACCGTCAGCTTCACGTTCGACGGCCGCACCTATCTGGGACATCCCGGCGACACATTGGCCTCGGCCCTCCTTGCCAATGGCGTCACGCTCATGGGCCGCAGCTTCAAATATCACCGGCCACGCGGCGTAGTGGCCGCCGGCTCAGCCGAACCCAACGCGCTCGTCACGCTAAGGGCGGGCGGCCGGCGCGAGCCCAATATCCCGGCAACGGTCGCCGAGCTTTATGACGGGCTTTCCGCCATCAGCCAGAACCGCTGGCCATCCCTAGATTTCGATGTCGGCGCGGTCAATGGCTTGGTGAAGCCCTTCCTCGCCGCGGGATTTTACTACAAGACCTTCATGGGCCCCACCGAGAAGGCGTGGATGTGGTTCGAGCCCTTCATCCGCCGCGCCGCAGGCCTTGGTGCTGCGGCGGACGAGCGCGACCCCGACCGCTACGAGCGGCTGAACCTGTTCTGCGACGTTCTGGTGGTGGGTGGCGGGCCGGCTGGCCTTGCGGCCGCCCTGGCGGCCGGCCGTACGGGTGCGCGCGTGGTGCTGGCCGACGAGGGTCCCGTGCTCGGCGGCATGCTGCTGGACGAGCCGGAAGGCTCCGAGGCCGATCGCTGGCGGGAGCGCGCGCTGGCCGAGCTTGCCGGCTTGAACAATGTGCGCATTCTTCCGCGCACCACCGTGTTCGGCGCCTACGACCATGGCGTGTTCGGTCTCGTCGAGCGGGTGGCCGACCACAAGGCCGAGCCTGCACCCTTCGAGCCGCGGCACCGCTATATCACGGTGCGATCCCGGGCCGCGGTCGTTGCCGCCGGCGCCATCGAGCGGCCCATCGGCTTCGGCAATAACGACCGGCCGGGGGTCATGCTCGCATCCGCCTTGCGCAGCTATGTCAACCGCTACGGCGTGCTGCCCGGCCGCAACATCCTGGTCTTCACCAATAACGACAGCGCCTATCGCACGGCCATAGATGCCGCCCGCGCTGGCGCCGTCACCCTGGCGGACGCGCGTGACCAACTTCCGGAGGCTTTGGCCGCCGAGGCGCGCGCGGCCGGCATCGAAATCCTCGGTGCTCACGCGGTCGTCCAGGTGGTCGGTGGCAAGAGCGTGCGCAAGGCCCTTGTCGCGCCCTATGATGCCAAGACGGGCCAGACGGACAACGGCTGGAAGGAGATCCGTTGCGACGTGGTCGCCATGTCCGGCGGCTGGAACCCGGCCGTGCATCTCGCCAGCCAGCGCGGCATCCGCCCGCGTTACGACGAGACGGCCGCCGCCTTCCTGGCCGAGATACCGCCGGAGCACCCGACCGCGCCGGGCATGCGGCTTGCCGGCGCTTGCAACGGCCAGTTCGATGCCCGGGCGGCAGCACTGGACGGCTTCGCCAAGGGTCAGCAGGCGGCCGCCAGCTTGGGCTTCGCCACGGATACGGCCGGCACGGCGCTCGATGGCGGCGACCTTCCGGCCGATGCCCCCCAGCAGCCGATCGTGCCGGTCTGGGACGTGAAGCCGCCGCGGCCCTTGCGCGCCCGCAAGCGCTTCCTCGACTTCCAGCACGATGTAGCCGCCTCCGACGTGGCGCTGGCCCACCAGGAAGGCTATGTCTCGGTGGAGCACATGAAGCGCTACACCACCCTCGGCATGGCCACCGATCAGGGCAAGCTCGCCAATGTGCCGGGGCTGGCGATTCTGGCGGGCCTCAGGGGAGATCCCATAAACGATGTGGGCACCACCACCTTCCGGCCGCCCTACACGCCGGTATCCCTGGGCGCAGTAGCCGGCGCCGAGACCGAACTGCACTTCAAGCCTGTGCGCCGCACCCCGTTCCACCGGGCGAACGAGCGTATCGGCGCCGCCTTCATCGATGTGGGCCTGTGGAAGCGGCCCTGGTACTATCCCAAGGCCGGCGAGGATGTGAACGCCGCCTATAAGCGCGAAGCGGAGCAGACCCGGGCGACCGTCGGCATGGTGGACGTCTCCAGCCTCGGCAAGATTGACGTGCAGGGGCCGGACGCGGCGGAGTTCCTGAACCGGGTCTATGTGAACGGCTGGTCGAAGCTGGAAGTCGGCAAGGGCCGCTACGGCGTGATGCTTCGCGACGACGGCGTGGTGTTCGACGACGGCACCACCACCCGCATCGCCGAGCACCACTACTTCATGACCACCACCACCGCCGGTGCGGCCAAGGTGATGGCCCACCTCGAAAACCTACTGCAGACCGCCTGGCCGAACCTCAAGGTGTCGGTCACCTCGGTCACCGACCAGTGGGCCGGCGTTGCCATTGCCGGGCCGAATTCCCGGTCGCTGCTGCAGGACCTGGTATCCCAAATCGACATGTCCAATGCAGGCCTGCCCCACATGGGCATGCGCGAAGGCTTCATCGGCGATATCCCGGTGCGCGTGCATCGGCTGTCCTTCTCCGGCGAGCTGGCCTATGAGGTCTATACGCCGGCGGGCTTTGGCGAGGCCGTGTGGGATGCCATCCTGGCCAAGGGCGAGAAGCATGGGCTGGTGCTTTACGGCTCCGAGGCCCTGGGCACCTTGCGCATCGAGAAGGGCCATGTCTCGGCGCCGGAGCTCGACGGTCGCACCACGCTTGACGACCTCGGCCTCGGCGCCATGGCCAGCAAGGCCAAGCCCTATATCGGCAAGCTGCTGGCCCGGCGCGAGGCCTACCTCGATCCCATGCGCCAGCGCTTCGTGGGCCTGCTTCCGGTCGATCCCGCCGCGCGCATCCGGCCTGGCAGCATCATCCATGTGCACAATGGCGATCATTCGGGCTTCGGCCTCGGCCGGGTCACCTCCACCACCTACAGCCCGCAGCTCAAGCGCTACATCGCCCTGGGCCTGGTGGCGGGAGGGCGCGATGACCAGGCGCCCGAGCGCATGGTCGATGCCTGCTATCCTCTGAAGGGCGACGTCGTGCCGGCGCGGGTGGTCTCACCCCATTTCTTCGATCCGGAAGGAGAACGTCTCCGTGGCTGA